Proteins from a genomic interval of Brienomyrus brachyistius isolate T26 unplaced genomic scaffold, BBRACH_0.4 scaffold34, whole genome shotgun sequence:
- the LOC125721587 gene encoding NLR family CARD domain-containing protein 3-like isoform X6 has translation MDGSASEMRPPVGCNGKSPESLLMERADSPVPSCVSLKSDASMEPPLDLREGPLPTDQRDQMEDCSSDLHDKSGLSSILKSLEEKAMKFLKEELKTFVRYLDQNYPECSEPQLEEDNDLDSDGQMQKTSVREVALKITLYILRTMKQDDLADLLDKRKLMLQEIKAKLKKQFECVFEGKAKEGQPTLLSEIYTELYITEGGTGAVNDEHEVRQIETASKKRRTEDTTVKCNDIFKPLCGRETPIRTVLTKGVAGIGKTVSVQKFILDWAEGKANQDVHFIFALPFRDLNLIKGEYSLIELLHHFVPELKSFQSTDLFSSKVLFIFDGLDECRLPLDFQNNESWFDVTKKTSLDVLLTNLIKGNLLPSALLWITSRPAAANQIPAKCVHQVTEIRGFSDAQKEEYFKKRFDDQSLASRIITHVKSSRSLFIMCHIPVFCWISATVLKRLFSEIDRGEIPRTLTEMYTHFLIFQTSVKNDKYMKNHETKLKEYSKEFLLTLSELAFDNLEKGNLIFYEQDLTENGIDVSEASVYSGVCTEVFKEEYGLYQEKVYCFVHLSIQEYLAALYVFLSNSSADLLKTAVDQALESKNGHLDLYLRFLLGLSTDSSKTLLQRLLGPTRITSHIIKDTAQYIKGKIKENLSPERTINLFHCLTELGDNSLVEEVQRYLNSGNISADDLSQAQYSALAFVMLMSDEELDVFDLKKYIRSDKEHSRLLPVVKNSRTALLNSCDLIDKHCEVLSSALRSNSSPLRELDLSDNNLKDSGVKLLSAALEDLHCILEILRLSGCRVTEEGCSSLASALKLNPSHLRELDLSYNHPGDSGVKLLSALLEDPSCKLEKLNVDHGGKCRTRPGLQKYSCQLTLDPNTASRRLSLSGGKRKVTWGAKQPYPVHPERFDSRPQVLCRESLTGRCYWEAEWDGDEAWIAVTYKGIGRKGGSDDCVFGDNDKSWSLCCYTDSYSVWHNKKQTLIPIEPSGSRRVGVYLDWGAGALYFYRVSSDGLTPLHRFTSSFTESLYPGFFVYKSSVSL, from the exons atggatggatctgcttctgaaatgcgcccccctgtggggtgtaacggaaagagccctgagag tctcctgatggagagagcagactcccctgtacccagctgtgtttccctgaagagtgacgcaTCAATGGAGCCCCCACTCGATTTGAGAGAGGGACCTTtacctacagatcaaag agaccaaatggaagattgcagttcagatctacatgataaatcgggtttatcatccatattgaag tcactagaggaaaaagccatgaagttcctaaaggaggaactgaagacatttgtgaggtacctagatcagaattacccagaatgctctgagcctcagctggaggaggacaatgacctggacagtgatggtcagatgcagaagaccagtgttagagaggtagctctgaagataacactgtacatcctgaggaccatgaagcaagatgatcttgctgacctgctggacaaga gaaaGCTCATGCTACAGGAAATCAAAGctaaacttaagaagcaatttgagtgtgtatttgaagggaaagctaaggaaggacagccaacacttctcagtgagatttacacagaactctacataactgaaggcggaactggagcagtcaatgatgaacatgaagtgagacagattgaaacagcatccaagaaaaggcgaacagaagatactacagtcaagtgcaatgatatatttaaacccttatgtgggcgtgagacacctatcagaactgtactcactaaaggggtggcaggtatcgggaaaacagtctctgtgcagaaatttattctcgactgggcagaaggaaaagcaaaccaggatgttcacttcatatttgctcttcctttccgggacctgaatttgattaagggtgaatacagtctgattgaactgcttcaccactttgtcccagaactgaaatcatttcaatccaCTGACCTGTTTAGCtccaaagtcttgttcatctttgatggtctggatgagtgtcgccttcctctggattttcagaacaatgagagctggtttgatgtaacaaagaaaacgtcactggatgtgctattgactaacctcattaaggggaatctgctcccatccgctctcctctggataacctcccggccagcagcagccaatcagatacctgctaagtgtgtccaccaggtgacagagatacgagggttcagtgatgcccagaaggaggagtatttcaagaagagatttgatgatcagagcctggccagcaggattatcacacatgtgaaatcatcaaggagcctcttcatcatgtgccacatacctgtgttctgctggatttcagccactgtgcttaagaggctttttagtgagattgacaggggagaaattccaaggactctgactgaaatgtacacacacttcctgatctttcagacaagtgtaaaaaatgacaagtatatgaaaaaccatgaaactaagcttaaagaatacagcaaggaattccttttgaCACTTAGTGAacttgcttttgacaaccttgagaaaggaaatctcatattttatgagcaggatctgacagagaatggcattgatgtcagtgaagcttcagtttactctggagtgtgcacagaagtctttaaagaggagtatgggttgtaccaggagaaggtgtactgctttgtgcatctgagcatccaggagtatctcgctgctttatatgtgtttctgtcaaactcatcagctgacctgctgaagactgcagtggatcaggcattagagagcaagaatggacacttggacctctacctccgcttcctcctgggcctctcaacagactccagtaagactctgttacaaaggctactggggccGACAAGAATCACCTCACATATCATTAAGGATACAGCCCAGTACATCAAGGGgaaaataaaggagaatttatctccagaaaggaccatcaatctgttccactgtctgactgaattgggtgacaattctctagtagaggaagtacaaagatacctgaattcaggaaacatttcagcagatgacctctcacaagcacagtactcagctctggcctttgtgatgctgatgtcagatgaggagctggatgtgtttgatctgaagaaatacatcagatcagataaaGAGCAcagcaggctgctgcctgtggtcaagaactccaggacggctct gctgaacagctgtgatctcatagataaacactgtgaagtgctgtcttcagctctaagatcaaactcttcccccctgagagagctggacctgagtgacaataacctgaaggattcaggagtgaagctgctctctgctgcactggagGATTTACACTGcatactggagatactgag gctgtcaggctgtagagtcacagaagaaggctgttcttccctggcttcagctctgaagttaaacccctcacacctgagagagctggatctgagctacaatcacccaggagactcaggagtgaagctgctctctgctctactggaggatcccagctgtaaactggagaagctgaa tgtggatcacggtggaaagtgcaggaccagaccaggcttacagaaat actcctgccagctgacgctggaccccaacacagcaagcagacgcctgtctctgtcaggggggaagaggaaggtgacatggggggcaaagcagccatatcctgttcatccagagagatttgacagccgcccccaagttctgtgcagagagagtctgactggccgctgttactgggaggctgagtgggatggagatgaagcctggatagcagtgacttataaagggatcgggaggaaaggagggagtgatgactgtgtgtttggagacaatgacaagtcatggagtctgtgctgttatactgacagttactctgtctggcacaataagaaacagactctcatacccatagagccttcaggctcccgcagagtaggagtgtatctggactggggggctggtgctctgtacttctacagagtctcctctgatggactgacccccctgcacagattcacctcctcattcactgagtccctctatccagggttttttgtttataaatcctcagtgtcactgtga
- the LOC125721615 gene encoding enhancer of filamentation 1-like isoform X3 produces the protein MLVNTSTVSVGTLWVSLRGLLGGGCSTKGVYQVPQVAGVYQVPQVAGVYQVPQVAGVYQVPQVAGVYQVPQVAGVYQVPQVAGVYQVPQVAGVYQVPQVAGVYQVPPGASFHSTCQEA, from the exons ATGCTTGTGAACACCAGCACAGTCTCAGTCGGAACACTCTGGGTCTCCCTCCGCggcctgttggggggggggtgttccacgaaaggcgtgtaccaagtaccccaggtggccggcgtctaccaagtaccccag gtggccggcgtctaccaagtaccccaggtggccggcgtctaccaagtaccccag gtggccggcgtctaccaagtaccccaggtggccggcgtctaccaagtaccccaggtggccggcgtctaccaagtaccccaggtggccggcgtctaccaagtaccccaggtggccggcgtctaCCAAGTGCCGCCGGGGGCCAGCTTCCACTCTACATGCCAGGAGGCCTGA
- the LOC125721615 gene encoding enhancer of filamentation 1-like isoform X2 — MLVNTSTVSVGTLWVSLRGLLGGGCSTKGVYQVPQVAGVYQVPQVADVYQVPQGAGVYQVPQVAGVYQVPQVAGVYQVPQVAGVYQVPQVAGVYQVPQVAGVYQVPQVAGVYQVPPGASFHSTCQEA; from the exons ATGCTTGTGAACACCAGCACAGTCTCAGTCGGAACACTCTGGGTCTCCCTCCGCggcctgttggggggggggtgttccacgaaaggcgtgtaccaagtaccccaggtggccggcgtctaccaagtaccccaggtggccgacgtctaccaagtaccccagggggccggcgtctaccaagtaccccaggtggccggcgtctaccaagtaccccag gtggccggcgtctaccaagtaccccaggtggccggcgtctaccaagtaccccaggtggccggcgtctaccaagtaccccaggtggccggcgtctaccaagtaccccaggtggccggcgtctaCCAAGTGCCGCCGGGGGCCAGCTTCCACTCTACATGCCAGGAGGCCTGA
- the LOC125721587 gene encoding NACHT, LRR and PYD domains-containing protein 12-like isoform X3, translated as MDGSASEMRPPVGCNGKSPESLLMERADSPVPSCVSLKSDASMEPPLDLREGPLPTDQRDQMEDCSSDLHDKSGLSSILKSLEEKAMKFLKEELKTFVRYLDQNYPECSEPQLEEDNDLDSDGQMQKTSVREVALKITLYILRTMKQDDLADLLDKRKLMLQEIKAKLKKQFECVFEGKAKEGQPTLLSEIYTELYITEGGTGAVNDEHEVRQIETASKKRRTEDTTVKCNDIFKPLCGRETPIRTVLTKGVAGIGKTVSVQKFILDWAEGKANQDVHFIFALPFRDLNLIKGEYSLIELLHHFVPELKSFQSTDLFSSKVLFIFDGLDECRLPLDFQNNESWFDVTKKTSLDVLLTNLIKGNLLPSALLWITSRPAAANQIPAKCVHQVTEIRGFSDAQKEEYFKKRFDDQSLASRIITHVKSSRSLFIMCHIPVFCWISATVLKRLFSEIDRGEIPRTLTEMYTHFLIFQTSVKNDKYMKNHETKLKEYSKEFLLTLSELAFDNLEKGNLIFYEQDLTENGIDVSEASVYSGVCTEVFKEEYGLYQEKVYCFVHLSIQEYLAALYVFLSNSSADLLKTAVDQALESKNGHLDLYLRFLLGLSTDSSKTLLQRLLGPTRITSHIIKDTAQYIKGKIKENLSPERTINLFHCLTELGDNSLVEEVQRYLNSGNISADDLSQAQYSALAFVMLMSDEELDVFDLKKYIRSDKEHSRLLPVVKNSRTALLNSCDLIDKHCEVLSSALRSNSSPLRELDLSDNNLKDSGVKLLSAALEDLHCILEILRLSGCRVTEEGCSSLASALKLNPSHLRELDLSYNHPGDSGVKLLSALLEDPSCKLEKLKVGRCELTEKCCEALASALRSNSSPLRELDLSDNDLQDSGVMLLSAGLGDLHCKLEILRLSGCRVTEEGCSSLASALRSNPSHLRELDLSYNHPGFSGVKLLSAVLEDPSCKLEKLNVDHGGKCRTRPGLQKYSCQLTLDPNTASRRLSLSGGKRKVTWGAKQPYPVHPERFDSRPQVLCRESLTGRCYWEAEWDGDEAWIAVTYKGIGRKGGSDDCVFGDNDKSWSLCCYTDSYSVWHNKKQTLIPIEPSGSRRVGVYLDWGAGALYFYRVSSDGLTPLHRFTSSFTESLYPGFFVYKSSVSL; from the exons atggatggatctgcttctgaaatgcgcccccctgtggggtgtaacggaaagagccctgagag tctcctgatggagagagcagactcccctgtacccagctgtgtttccctgaagagtgacgcaTCAATGGAGCCCCCACTCGATTTGAGAGAGGGACCTTtacctacagatcaaag agaccaaatggaagattgcagttcagatctacatgataaatcgggtttatcatccatattgaag tcactagaggaaaaagccatgaagttcctaaaggaggaactgaagacatttgtgaggtacctagatcagaattacccagaatgctctgagcctcagctggaggaggacaatgacctggacagtgatggtcagatgcagaagaccagtgttagagaggtagctctgaagataacactgtacatcctgaggaccatgaagcaagatgatcttgctgacctgctggacaaga gaaaGCTCATGCTACAGGAAATCAAAGctaaacttaagaagcaatttgagtgtgtatttgaagggaaagctaaggaaggacagccaacacttctcagtgagatttacacagaactctacataactgaaggcggaactggagcagtcaatgatgaacatgaagtgagacagattgaaacagcatccaagaaaaggcgaacagaagatactacagtcaagtgcaatgatatatttaaacccttatgtgggcgtgagacacctatcagaactgtactcactaaaggggtggcaggtatcgggaaaacagtctctgtgcagaaatttattctcgactgggcagaaggaaaagcaaaccaggatgttcacttcatatttgctcttcctttccgggacctgaatttgattaagggtgaatacagtctgattgaactgcttcaccactttgtcccagaactgaaatcatttcaatccaCTGACCTGTTTAGCtccaaagtcttgttcatctttgatggtctggatgagtgtcgccttcctctggattttcagaacaatgagagctggtttgatgtaacaaagaaaacgtcactggatgtgctattgactaacctcattaaggggaatctgctcccatccgctctcctctggataacctcccggccagcagcagccaatcagatacctgctaagtgtgtccaccaggtgacagagatacgagggttcagtgatgcccagaaggaggagtatttcaagaagagatttgatgatcagagcctggccagcaggattatcacacatgtgaaatcatcaaggagcctcttcatcatgtgccacatacctgtgttctgctggatttcagccactgtgcttaagaggctttttagtgagattgacaggggagaaattccaaggactctgactgaaatgtacacacacttcctgatctttcagacaagtgtaaaaaatgacaagtatatgaaaaaccatgaaactaagcttaaagaatacagcaaggaattccttttgaCACTTAGTGAacttgcttttgacaaccttgagaaaggaaatctcatattttatgagcaggatctgacagagaatggcattgatgtcagtgaagcttcagtttactctggagtgtgcacagaagtctttaaagaggagtatgggttgtaccaggagaaggtgtactgctttgtgcatctgagcatccaggagtatctcgctgctttatatgtgtttctgtcaaactcatcagctgacctgctgaagactgcagtggatcaggcattagagagcaagaatggacacttggacctctacctccgcttcctcctgggcctctcaacagactccagtaagactctgttacaaaggctactggggccGACAAGAATCACCTCACATATCATTAAGGATACAGCCCAGTACATCAAGGGgaaaataaaggagaatttatctccagaaaggaccatcaatctgttccactgtctgactgaattgggtgacaattctctagtagaggaagtacaaagatacctgaattcaggaaacatttcagcagatgacctctcacaagcacagtactcagctctggcctttgtgatgctgatgtcagatgaggagctggatgtgtttgatctgaagaaatacatcagatcagataaaGAGCAcagcaggctgctgcctgtggtcaagaactccaggacggctct gctgaacagctgtgatctcatagataaacactgtgaagtgctgtcttcagctctaagatcaaactcttcccccctgagagagctggacctgagtgacaataacctgaaggattcaggagtgaagctgctctctgctgcactggagGATTTACACTGcatactggagatactgag gctgtcaggctgtagagtcacagaagaaggctgttcttccctggcttcagctctgaagttaaacccctcacacctgagagagctggatctgagctacaatcacccaggagactcaggagtgaagctgctctctgctctactggaggatcccagctgtaaactggagaagctgaa ggtgggccggtgtgaactcacagagaaatgctgtgaggcactggcttcagctctcagatcaaactcctcacccctgagagagctggacctgagtgacaatgacctgcaggactcaggagtgatgctgctctctgctggactgggggacttacactgtaaactggaaatactaag gctgtcaggctgtagagtcacagaagaaggctgttcttccctggcttcagctctgagatcAAACCCCTCTCACCTGAGAGAgttggacctgagctacaatcacccaggattctcaggagtgaagctgctctctgctgtactggaggatcccagctgtaaactggagaagctgaa tgtggatcacggtggaaagtgcaggaccagaccaggcttacagaaat actcctgccagctgacgctggaccccaacacagcaagcagacgcctgtctctgtcaggggggaagaggaaggtgacatggggggcaaagcagccatatcctgttcatccagagagatttgacagccgcccccaagttctgtgcagagagagtctgactggccgctgttactgggaggctgagtgggatggagatgaagcctggatagcagtgacttataaagggatcgggaggaaaggagggagtgatgactgtgtgtttggagacaatgacaagtcatggagtctgtgctgttatactgacagttactctgtctggcacaataagaaacagactctcatacccatagagccttcaggctcccgcagagtaggagtgtatctggactggggggctggtgctctgtacttctacagagtctcctctgatggactgacccccctgcacagattcacctcctcattcactgagtccctctatccagggttttttgtttataaatcctcagtgtcactgtga
- the LOC125721615 gene encoding uncharacterized protein LOC125721615 isoform X4, whose amino-acid sequence MLVNTSTVSVGTLWVSLRGLLGGGCSTKGVYQVPQVAGVYQVPQVAGVYQVPQVAGVYQVPQVAGVYQVPQVAGVYQVPQVAGVYQVPQVAGVYQVPPGASFHSTCQEA is encoded by the exons ATGCTTGTGAACACCAGCACAGTCTCAGTCGGAACACTCTGGGTCTCCCTCCGCggcctgttggggggggggtgttccacgaaaggcgtgtaccaagtaccccag gtggccggcgtctaccaagtaccccaggtggccggcgtctaccaagtaccccag gtggccggcgtctaccaagtaccccaggtggccggcgtctaccaagtaccccaggtggccggcgtctaccaagtaccccaggtggccggcgtctaccaagtaccccaggtggccggcgtctaCCAAGTGCCGCCGGGGGCCAGCTTCCACTCTACATGCCAGGAGGCCTGA
- the LOC125721615 gene encoding enhancer of filamentation 1-like isoform X1 yields MLVNTSTVSVGTLWVSLRGLLGGGCSTKGVYQVPQVAGVYQVPQVADVYQVPQGAGVYQVPQVAGVYQVPQVAGVYQVPQVAGVYQVPQVAGVYQVPQVAGVYQVPQVAGVYQVPQVAGVYQVPPGASFHSTCQEA; encoded by the exons ATGCTTGTGAACACCAGCACAGTCTCAGTCGGAACACTCTGGGTCTCCCTCCGCggcctgttggggggggggtgttccacgaaaggcgtgtaccaagtaccccaggtggccggcgtctaccaagtaccccaggtggccgacgtctaccaagtaccccagggggccggcgtctaccaagtaccccaggtggccggcgtctaccaagtaccccaggtggccggcgtctaccaagtaccccag gtggccggcgtctaccaagtaccccaggtggccggcgtctaccaagtaccccaggtggccggcgtctaccaagtaccccaggtggccggcgtctaccaagtaccccaggtggccggcgtctaCCAAGTGCCGCCGGGGGCCAGCTTCCACTCTACATGCCAGGAGGCCTGA